gtgggcTCTAAATTTCTGGGTAGTGCtaggggggcagagttaaggttgtttgggatCCCTAATATTGcatttaaaatatctgttttttaTTTGTGAACGGATTTTTCCCTTAGGTGTACCAGGCTTTCTCTCATTCGTGTGTGTGCTGAGGGAACTAGAGGACTGTccttaggattttttttcattttttttggcTGTAGTGAGTggtatcatagaagattagggttggaagagacctcaggcggtatctagtccaaccccctgctcaaagcaggatcaacctgTAGATTGTTTCTCTGCCGTAATAGCAGGTTAACAGGTGTTTTCAGACGAGGTAAAATATCACTCTAACATGACTTTGTGGTGGATGGTGTAGGCATGCCTGTCTGTTTCTCTGACCAAAGCTTGCCTTGTTCCCCTTGGTGCCTCCTCAGGCAGCATTGCCAGGACGTACACGGAGCAGTGTGTGGGGATTCTAACGGAGCTCCTAGGGCTTAAGCAAGAACATATCACTTCAGGTAAGGATTTGCTGCTGGCTGAGTTCTTGGGTTTGCTTGCTTCACACTTCCAGGAAATGGCCTCACCACCAGAACGTCTAGCTTTGGTAGAGTTGTGTGGCTCTGGGCCGGGATTTGGGAAATCCCCGTCCAGGTGACCACAAGATAATCATGTGTGGCTTCTAACCTGGTTGGCATCTTCCTTGTCTGGACTTTATAACTTCTCCCATCTTAGCTACCTTCCTTGTGCTTAAGCGGGGACTGGACACGGCTCCATCCACCGTGTGATGTGGACTGAATCTGCTAGCTCAGGGAGTGAGGGACTGTACTGAGATTTTAATGGCTCTTTTATAAAGGTCAAGTTGGTTGAAAGTTCTGACTTTGAAGTTGTTTCCCACTGACTGCTTTAGTCTCTGCCCCTTTTGTAATTTCAGTCACTGATGTAACTGACTCTGCTGTCTCTGGTTTTCCTGCTGCTTTCAGATCTAACATAATTTACTATTTCTCTCGCTTGTTTTGAATAATTTTGCTCCACTTTTTATGGGCTTTCAAAATCGCAGGTTTTTACAGTCACCAAATGAATTAATTTTCAGAATGTATTTGCAAGTTTTATAAGTTGGCAGCAGTTGCTGTAGAGTGCTGATGAGACTCACCTTAAATCACTGTCACTGTGAGACAGTCAGTCAGTCTGCCTTCTCAAGGAgaggggatggctgggaaagattGCTTCACTGCAGCCAAAGAAGCAGTCTTTGccatttaaacatttaattttggatGGGGGAAACAAAGGCTTTACATTTACTATGGCAACCCCCAGTGTTGTGAGGCTTTGGAGAAAAGTGCTCCCAATAGCATGAATGTGTGCTGCACTGACCTGGCTCACTCTGAATCGGACAGATCTGATAGGTGGTGAATTATTCTCTTGAGTGGtgattttaaaaagctgctgTTAGATGCTGAGCATTCTGTTCCACTGCAGCTGTGGTGCAGGCTTTTCGGGATCTGGTGTGGCTGTGTCCCCAGTGCACTGAGGCTGtgtgccaggctctgcccagCTGTGAGGAGGCCATGCAGGACAGCGAGGTAGGGAGGCTTCATGCAGTTAACCAAATGGTGATCCTTCTCCTGTCATGTAGAACTCTGATAAACAGAGCCAGCTCTGCTTGGAGTGGCCAAACAAGTATTTGAAGGGTGTGAGCACCACGGAGGGAGAGGAATCATTTGGGGTGGGATGAGGGAGTATGCCTTTGTTCAGTTACGTCCCATCTCTCCTAGTCAAATTCAGGCTGAATCTCAAGAGCATCTGGATGATGGGAGCTCCTAGGCTGTGGAAGAACTTCTCCATGGGGTGCAGGGGAGCtctggcctttgaatctgtgAGCACCTGCTGCTTGGCAGTTTAGAGCAGCGCTGTTTGCAGGCTCCTCCTTGGTACGGTGATGTCAGCCCAGTTGTCTGTATGTGGCCCCCTTTGGGCTAGGACAACGGAgatcccaccacttcccttaacCCCAGATAACCACGGTATTTAAGGCATACAGAAGTGTGGTCTGGGGAACTAGCCTGAGAGCTAGGACTCTAGAATTCTATTCCAGCTCTGACATGGAATCATGCTATTGCCTGGGCATGTCCCATCTCCTCTCCGCTGTGGTTCACCGGTCTGTAAAAGGGTATTACAATAGTCCTGCTTCACAGGACTGTTGTGAGGCGGTTGGTTCACGCTGGTCCAGTGCTCTGGAGAGGAAAAGCCTGGTATTAAGTGCTGGGTGTTTCTTTGTTGGCTGATGTTACTATTTAAATATAGGGAGACTCTTGTCTTGAATATTCCTCTCCCCAGTTAACAGTTTTGAGCTGAGAGGCATCCTGGTGAGCTGCAGGCAGGGGTTCCCAGTCCACCTGACGCTCCAGTGGTGGAGAGATTCTTCTCAGGGGTACCCAGAGTTATGAGGCACCTCACTACTTCCTGCCCTTAGCGTGAGGAAGTCTTGTCAGTGCCTGCTGCACCAGTCTCCCGTAATACAAGCACTGCCATCCGGGTGTCCGCAGGCACTGCACTCTCTCTATAGGTTAGCAATAGGCATGTACCAACCCCTGAGTCCTCCAAGCACCCTTCTGGACTACCCAGCTCCTGTTCCACGGAACATTCACAGAACTTAGCTTTGCTACTCCCAAAAGAACAGTGCGCAACTGCTTCCACAGGATTCAACTCAGGATCCCCattccacttaacacacagcacttacatagatttatagtgaaaacaataacTTTATCAAAGAGCAGAGGTTCAAATgatagtaaataaaaatattagaaacAGATGGTTACATGTAAAGGAAAATCATAACATGATGTGCCTTTTAGAGCCAAAATTTAACTCACAAGACATTCCCCGTCTCCTACAGGATAGCTTACTCCAAGTCCTTTTCTCAGTGTTTTTAGCCAGGATGGCTGAGATCCCCTTTCATAACTTCAATCTTACTAGCCACATGTCTTCAGAGATTGAAGGATGCCAGGATGTTTCTGTGGAGCCCCAGATATTCCAGACCAGACCTTTGATCTTTACCTGAAAATAGGTTTCTACCCCTCCCACAGCTGTTCCTAttaatttccttctgaagtctCCGCAAGCTCTTCTTTAGCATTTGATTTAATATGTTAAACTTCTGTTGTAAGACCCACGGTACACAATGGTCCACCAGGTCTCCCATCTCCTGTCTGGAGAAATTTCTCTCAAGGCACAGTATCTTCGAGTGACCTGCCTTCACCTACAAAACCTAGAGAATATAATTTTCAGCACGTATACATAACTCCTCATGCTTTCCTTACATACATCTCGCAATGATTATGGCCACCACATGACCCCTTTTGGTGAACCTAGGCGATCCCTGTACTCCTATGTACCCCAGTGCCTTCTGCCAGTTGGTGTCAAAGGTCCTTGGTCACAGATTGCACTAGGAGTGCAGTATGGAGTGGCTTGGCTGTGAGTATCCGGTGTTGTTGTTTGACTCCCCAGGGCAAGCAAGCGCTGatctggctcctgggggtgcaTGGGGAGAGAGTTCCCAGTGCTCCCTATGTTCTGGAGGACTTTGTAGAGAATGTGAGATCGGAGACATTTCCAGCAGTGAAGATGGAGTTGCTGACAGCTTTGGTCCGACTCTTCCTGTTTCGTCCTGCTGAATGCCAGGACATACTCGGGCGACTGCTCTATTACTGCATAGGTGGGTACATCTTGCTGAGACTCTCATGCTTGCAGCCCTGTGTTAAATTTGTCAGGGCACCTGCTGTATTACTGCATAGGTGGGTGTGTCCCTGCTGGGGACTTGCGCACACACTGCAGTGACAGATGGAGAATTTTGTGGCAGAAACTCCTCAGCTCTAAGATCCGGActagttttaaaataagtttttgaaATCCTTCTATGTGGGCGCAAATGCAGAATCTAGCCCTCTTCCTGTCTGCCTCTTTGCCCTTGCCCCTATTTACCACCTAGCTGCTGCTACTCCTGCTGCTGTTTGGCCCCTAGCTCTGCAAAGTGGTAGAGGAAATGGACAGCACTCAGGATACAGGTGTGAGCCTGTTGGTATGTACCAGCTAAGGGTTGTCCATTGAGGTCTGATCTATGAGTTCTAGCATGCCCTGAGTGAACGTGTGTGTGTTCGTATTTCCAGAGGAAGAGACTGATATGGTGGTACGGGACCGGGGGCTGTTCTACTATCGTCTCTTACAAGCTGGCGTGGAAGAAGCGAAGCGGGTGCTGTGCAGCCCCAAGTCTGATCCCTCTCTGGGACTCCTGGAGGATCAGGCTGAGCGACCTGTGAACAAATGGGCTTCAGAGTTTAACACGTTGGTGCCCGTATATGGGAAAGCATGCTGGGCAGTTGTCACTGCTAACTCGGCAATGGAGCCTCGCTGTGGAGGCTTTCGCTGTGCTGCTCCCATGACTGCAGGAACAGGTAGTCACAGATTCAGCTAGAAAAATACCTTCCCCCATTGATAAATCTTCCTATGTTTGATCCTCTGGGAGGATCCCAGGTTTTAGCACTGAAGCCTTGAGTACAAAAGGCTCTTATGGGGTCTGAGCCTTTCACTTAACACTTGGCTGTCCACAGTGTGCTCACCCTGATGGAATATTGGAGGCATTACACTTCCCGGGTTTGTGTTGCTGATAGGTCTTGGTGATACTGTGGGCAGCATTCCCAATGCCGTTTCTCACCCTGTTCCATATTTGATTTCAGAATCACTGATTTCAGAAGGGAATAAGGAAGTTCTCCAGGTTCATTCCGACTCAGCTGGCTTGACTTTAATTCCTAAGGCACACCTGACTGCGGAGCAGTTTGAGAAGACCTGGCTGAGTTTGGACGTGAACTGCCAGCAGGCTCTGCCCTGGCGTGGAGCTGCTCACCCAGACACCATACAGACTGCACTTCAGGTTGTCCACATCCAGACTATTGCTATGAGCAAAGCTGGTGCCCAGCCATGGAAGGCCTATCTCAGTGCCCAGGATGAGTCTGGCTGTCTCTTCCTAACAGAACTGGTGCTTGAGACCGAGAACTCAGAGATGCAGGTTTCAGTGAAGCAGAGTGAGGAGAGGACTGAGGCGCTGCAACACTTTATCTCAGTGTTAAGGACTGTAATGGGGACAGTCCTAGGGCTGAAATCCTGATTCCTCTAAGCCCTGCTCCGAGCAGGCTCACTCGGGGTGTAGGGAAGATCTTTTTGACAGCTCAGAGTGGTGTTACTGAAGTTAAATGCTCTTCTTCTAAACTGTTTGTAAGAGCCTTGAACAGCTCCTGATCTGCCTTAGAGGTGCCTTTAGTGCCAGTGGGAATAGTGTGTGGCCCAGCTTATGATGTGAGTGTAGCTAGTTTCTTCACATACTGCATTATAACAGGTGCATGGGAGAGATTCAAAATACATCAAGATCTCACAACTCTGGAGGCTGGGGGATGGATCATCAGTGTGGTGCTTCTGATGTGGTCACTGAAGCAGGAGCAACTCCAGAGCTAGTTACATGAGTAAGAGAGAGATTAAATATTGGCATCAGATCTTTCTAGAGAGCTTTGGGAATGGAGTGAGCTGATAGCTGACTAGGAATTGTGACCGTGAGTCGTACTTCCTCAGgaccagaaacaaacaaacaagtcagGGTGGGCACAGCCCCAGGTTTAGTTAGAATTATGGGTAACCAGTGAAAAGCATTTTTGAGAATTTGATCCTGGAGTTGCTTCTCTTGTGTTAAGAGGTGCAGAGAGGGCAGAATAACTCCTTGGCTCTGTTTCGGGGAGAATTTTCCGGTGCTTGGTTTGG
This portion of the Chelonia mydas isolate rCheMyd1 chromosome 21, rCheMyd1.pri.v2, whole genome shotgun sequence genome encodes:
- the AP4B1 gene encoding AP-4 complex subunit beta-1 isoform X2 — its product is MPHWGADDAVAELRRALSNRHAQADRLRYRNVLLRVIRMPGLQEYIQQPILNGLRDKASYVRRVAVLGCAKMQKLQGDTEVDGVLVNELYSLLRDQDPIVVVNCLRALEEILRREGGVVINKPIAHHLLKRMSDLDQWGQSEVLAFLLRYKPRSEEELFDILSLLDGSLKSSSPSVVMAATKLFLVLAKDFPQVQTDVLVRVKGPLLAACNSESRELCFAALCHVRQILGSLPGHFSSHYKKFFCSYSEPHYIKSQKMEVLCELVNDENVQQVLEELKSYCTDVSAELAQGAIFAIGSIARTYTEQCVGILTELLGLKQEHITSAVVQAFRDLVWLCPQCTEAVCQALPSCEEAMQDSEGKQALIWLLGVHGERVPSAPYVLEDFVENVRSETFPAVKMELLTALVRLFLFRPAECQDILGRLLYYCIEEETDMVVRDRGLFYYRLLQAGVEEAKRVLCSPKSDPSLGLLEDQAERPVNKWASEFNTLVPVYGKACWAVVTANSAMEPRCGGFRCAAPMTAGTESLISEGNKEVLQVHSDSAGLTLIPKAHLTAEQFEKTWLSLDVNCQQALPWRGAAHPDTIQTALQVVHIQTIAMSKAGAQPWKAYLSAQDESGCLFLTELVLETENSEMQVSVKQSEERTEALQHFISVLRTVMGTVLGLKS